In one window of Microcaecilia unicolor chromosome 9, aMicUni1.1, whole genome shotgun sequence DNA:
- the LOC115477754 gene encoding potassium voltage-gated channel subfamily A member 5-like encodes MEIALLSLENGGAPALAGGGEDDAISGSTTSKRNLLQIPTAPSWLGHRRRDEEEAEQQESCQRQQQAPRGSGTAAAGGGGGGAAAVGDCWKARDRIMSHPGNRGHGTMETAIGLAEEGPPLEEEEEDDEEEEEDQDHRFDLGMMEQESSQQRAIINIAGLRFETQLSTLNQFPDTLLGDPEKRMRFFDPLRNEYFFDRNRPSFDGILYFYQSGGRIRRPVNVSIDVFADEMRFYELGEEAMERFREDEGFIREEERPLPEHEFQRQLWLIFEYPESSSSARGIAIVSVLVILISIITFCLETLPEFRDESELPPGPPPPPPPPLGRAENGSRGPVAGGPVAGGGLTDPFFIIETTCVVWFTFELLVRFFACPSKAEFSKNIMNIIDIVAIIPYFITLGTELAERQSSSSNGQQAMSLAILRVIRLVRVFRIFKLSRHSKGLQILGKTLQASMRELGLLIFFLFIGVILFSSAVYFAEADDPHSHFSSIPDAFWWAVVTMTTVGYGDMRPVTVGGKIVGSLCAIAGVLTIALPVPVIVSNFNYFYHRETDHEEQGILKEEGSSGQGSCAGDLKRSPSNSSLSKSVVHLDTVEGMNNGTGSLEKTNLKAKSNVDLRKSLYALCLDTNRETDL; translated from the exons ATGGAGATCGCTCTATTGAGCTTGGAGAACGGAGGAGCCCCGGCTCTGgctg gaggaggggaagacgATGCAATCTCTGGGAGCACGACAAGCAAACGGAATCTGCTCCAAATCCCCACGGCACCATCTTGGCTTGGCCATCGCAGGAGAGACGAAGAAGAAGCAGAGCAACAAGAAAGCTGCCAACGGCAGCAGCAGGCGCCCCGGGGGAGTGGAACCgcggcagcaggaggaggaggaggaggtgccgCTGCCGTGGGCGACTGCTGGAAAGCCAGAGACCGGATCATGAGCCACCCTGGCAACCGTGGTCACGGCACCATGGAGACGGCGATCGGGCTGGCTGAGGAGGGGCCGccgctggaggaggaggaagaagacgacgaggaggaggaggaggaccaggACCACCGCTTCGACCTGGGCATGATGGAGCAGGAGAGCAGCCAGCAGCGGGCCATCATCAACATCGCCGGGCTCCGCTTCGAGACCCAACTCTCCACCCTCAACCAGTTCCCGGACACGCTCCTGGGCGACCCGGAGAAGAGGATGCGCTTCTTCGACCCGCTGCGCAACGAGTACTTCTTCGATCGGAACCGGCCCAGCTTCGACGGCATCCTCTACTTCTACCAGTCCGGGGGCCGGATCCGCCGGCCCGTCAACGTGTCCATCGATGTCTTTGCCGACGAGATGCGCTTCTACGAGCTGGGCGAGGAGGCGATGGAGCGGTTCCGAGAGGACGAGGGCTTCATCAGGGAGGAAGAGCGGCCACTGCCCGAGCATGAGTTCCAGCGCCAGCTCTGGCTCATCTTCGAGTACCCCGAGAGTTCCAGTTCGGCCCGGGGTATCGCCATCGTCTCGGTGCTGGTCATCCTTATCTCCATCATCACCTTCTGCCTGGAGACTCTGCCCGAGTTCCGCGACGAGAGCGAGTTGCCCCCTGGGCCCCCTccaccgcccccgccgcccctggGTCGGGCCGAGAACGGGAGCAGAGGTCCGGTAGCAGGAGGTCCGGTGGCCGGCGGGGGTCTCACAGATCCCTTCTTCATCATAGAGACCACGTGCGTGGTGTGGTTCACCTTCGAGTTGCTGGTGCGCTTCTTCGCCTGCCCTTCCAAGGCCGAGTTCTCCAAGAACATCATGAACATCATTGACATCGTGGCCATCATCCCCTACTTCATCACCCTGGGCACGGAGCTGGCCGAGcggcagagcagcagcagcaacgggCAGCAGGCCATGTCCTTGGCCATCCTGCGGGTGATCCGGCTGGTGAGGGTCTTCCGCATCTTCAAGCTCTCCCGCCACTCCAAGGGGCTGCAGATCCTGGGCAAGACCCTGCAGGCCAGCATGCGGGAGCTGGGGCTGCTCATCTTCTTCCTCTTCATCGGAGTCATCCTCTTCTCCAGCGCCGTCTACTTCGCCGAGGCCGATGATCCCCACTCCCATTTCTCTAGCATCCCCGATGCCTTCTGGTGGGCGGTGGTCACCATGACCACCGTGGGCTACGGGGACATGAGACCCGTGACCGTGGGCGGCAAGATCGTGGGCTCCTTGTGTGCCATCGCCGGGGTGCTCACCATCGCTCTGCCCGTTCCCGTCATCGTGTCCAACTTCAACTACTTCTACCACCGGGAGACCGATCACGAGGAGCAGGGCATCTTGAAAGAGGAGGGGAGCAGTGGCCAGGGCAGCTGCGCGGGGGACCTTAAGAGAAGCCCCAGTAACTCATCTCTCAGCAAGTCCGTTGTGCACTTGGACACCGTGGAGGGCATGAACAATGGGACCGGGTCACTGGAGAAGACCAACCTCAAAGCCAAAAGCAACGTGGATCTGAGGAAATCCTTGTATGCTCTCTGTCTGGACACCAACAGAGAAACGGACTTGTAA